Proteins encoded by one window of Halorussus salinus:
- a CDS encoding ribonuclease HII yields the protein MFAAAVRVPDPDLLPAGIDDSKNVVPERREEIAAELHSADRIAVGVAEIPVARIDGDEDMNTLTVAAHAEAISQVLGSEESAPKGVADERAGEPAGIADAGDTSEQRFARRVADRVPAEIALTAEHGADEEHPVVGAASIAAKVERDAHVAALAETYAESYDPELGELGSGYPSDPTTREFLETFVAEEGELPDCARRSWATCEDVLAAAEQSGLGDF from the coding sequence ATGTTCGCCGCGGCGGTCCGGGTCCCGGACCCCGACCTCCTCCCGGCGGGCATCGACGACTCGAAGAACGTCGTGCCCGAGCGCCGCGAGGAGATAGCGGCCGAACTCCACTCGGCCGACCGAATCGCGGTCGGCGTCGCCGAGATTCCGGTCGCGCGCATCGACGGCGACGAGGACATGAACACGCTGACCGTGGCGGCCCACGCCGAGGCGATTTCGCAGGTCCTCGGAAGCGAGGAGAGCGCGCCGAAAGGCGTCGCCGACGAGCGAGCGGGCGAACCGGCGGGCATCGCGGACGCTGGCGACACCAGCGAACAGCGGTTCGCGCGCCGGGTCGCCGACCGCGTGCCAGCGGAGATAGCCCTGACCGCGGAACACGGTGCCGACGAGGAGCATCCGGTCGTCGGCGCGGCGAGCATCGCGGCGAAGGTCGAACGCGACGCTCACGTCGCGGCCCTCGCAGAGACCTACGCCGAGAGCTACGACCCGGAACTGGGCGAGTTGGGGTCGGGCTACCCGAGCGACCCGACGACCCGCGAGTTTCTGGAGACCTTCGTCGCCGAGGAGGGCGAGCTACCCGACTGCGCGCGCCGGAGTTGGGCCACCTGCGAGGACGTGTTGGCCGCGGCCGAGCAGTCGGGACTCGGCGATTTTTAG
- a CDS encoding preprotein translocase subunit SecD: protein MMDIRDNWRVVLLAIFLVVSTFAIFAPGVGGGDGGGSSEFVNETAADTPTNLKFGLELSGGTRIRAPVDGLTAEGVDVPRGTDATTVESRVAGNISGVSAADVTVRFAQAANETTTVEVFAGNVSQSAFESALGQAGYDYESVRPGVTETTRNDIVRILRDKVSEAGLSGGQVQQVTTASNEHFVVIEMPNTNRTELEELVTQRGQVQVVAAYPVETNNGTETRTTPLLSQGDFRSIGTAQEAPSLGTHVPVTLNDQTAQNFSNAMRQFGFANEGISNCRYEADPENPGYCLYTVVDGEIVYAAGMSPDLAQTFRQEKFTQNPSFVMQTANMSEARQLQIHLNAGSLPASLNMEEGTSYFLAPSLAEQFKLYSLITGLVAVGAVSAVVFLRYGDPKVAAPMLVTALSEVVILLGFAAAIQLPLDLSHIAGFIAVIGTGVDDLIIIADEVMSEGEVNSSRVFQSRFRKAFWVIGAAAATTIIAMSPLAVLSLGDLQGFAIVTILGVLIGVLVTRPAYGDILRSLLTDK, encoded by the coding sequence ATGATGGATATCCGTGACAACTGGCGGGTCGTCCTCCTCGCGATATTCCTCGTCGTCAGCACGTTCGCCATCTTCGCGCCCGGCGTCGGCGGCGGCGACGGCGGCGGAAGTAGCGAGTTCGTCAACGAGACGGCGGCCGACACGCCGACCAACCTGAAGTTCGGCCTCGAACTCTCGGGCGGTACCCGCATCCGTGCCCCCGTGGACGGCCTGACCGCGGAGGGCGTAGACGTGCCCCGCGGCACCGACGCCACCACGGTCGAGAGTCGGGTCGCTGGCAACATCTCGGGCGTGAGCGCGGCCGACGTGACCGTCCGGTTCGCGCAGGCGGCCAACGAGACCACGACCGTCGAAGTCTTCGCGGGCAACGTCAGTCAGTCGGCGTTCGAGAGCGCGCTCGGGCAGGCGGGCTACGACTACGAGTCCGTCCGGCCGGGCGTCACCGAAACGACTCGTAACGACATCGTTCGCATCCTCCGGGACAAGGTCTCGGAGGCGGGCCTCTCTGGCGGGCAGGTCCAGCAGGTGACGACCGCGAGCAACGAACACTTCGTGGTCATCGAGATGCCCAACACCAACCGGACCGAACTCGAAGAACTCGTGACCCAGCGCGGGCAGGTGCAGGTCGTCGCCGCCTACCCGGTCGAAACGAACAACGGGACCGAAACGCGCACGACGCCGCTCCTCTCGCAGGGCGACTTCAGGAGTATCGGGACTGCTCAAGAGGCTCCCAGTCTGGGCACGCACGTTCCGGTCACACTGAACGACCAGACGGCACAGAACTTCTCGAACGCGATGCGGCAGTTCGGCTTCGCCAACGAGGGCATCAGTAATTGTCGCTACGAGGCAGACCCCGAGAACCCCGGATACTGCCTGTACACCGTCGTCGACGGTGAAATCGTCTACGCGGCGGGCATGAGCCCGGACCTCGCCCAGACGTTCCGCCAAGAGAAGTTCACGCAGAACCCGAGCTTCGTCATGCAGACGGCCAACATGTCCGAGGCCCGTCAGCTCCAGATTCACCTGAACGCCGGTTCGCTCCCGGCCTCGCTGAACATGGAGGAGGGCACCTCCTACTTCCTCGCGCCGAGTCTGGCCGAGCAGTTCAAGCTCTACTCGCTCATCACCGGTCTCGTCGCGGTTGGCGCGGTCAGCGCGGTCGTCTTCCTCCGGTACGGCGACCCGAAGGTCGCGGCCCCGATGCTGGTGACGGCGCTCTCGGAGGTCGTCATCCTGCTCGGCTTCGCGGCGGCGATTCAGCTTCCGCTCGACCTCAGCCACATCGCCGGGTTCATCGCAGTCATCGGGACCGGGGTGGACGACCTCATCATCATCGCCGACGAGGTGATGTCTGAAGGTGAGGTTAACTCCTCGCGGGTCTTCCAGAGTCGCTTCCGGAAGGCGTTCTGGGTCATCGGCGCGGCCGCCGCGACGACCATCATCGCGATGAGTCCGCTGGCGGTCCTCTCGCTGGGCGACCTGCAAGGGTTCGCCATCGTCACCATCCTCGGCGTCCTCATCGGCGTGCTGGTGACGCGCCCGGCCTACGGTGACATCCTGCGGAGTCTGCTGACGGACAAGTAG
- the secF gene encoding protein translocase subunit SecF, which yields MVAFEVPEVDYTQYTNRQLAAIPLAILAVALLVIVGWYVFTGAPVRLGMEFTGGTELRVQTSTPPADIPAAFGTQATVTPVQTAQDTYIVTFPPEAENIGQQARNNLQPVQGQSTADMVKSVQGTSASFGNSAQETALLGIGLAFVGMSILVFLMFRSFVPSIAVVISAFSDIMIPVALMNLLGIPLSLGTVAALLMLIGYSVDSDILLNNHILRRSGGFYESTHRAMRTGVTMTVTSLSAMAVMAVVAWFFGIDLLRDIGIVLVLGLATDLMNTYMLNLSLLRWYKYEGVTR from the coding sequence ATGGTAGCGTTCGAAGTGCCGGAGGTGGACTACACCCAGTACACCAACCGGCAGTTGGCGGCGATACCGCTCGCTATTCTCGCCGTCGCACTGCTGGTCATCGTCGGGTGGTACGTCTTCACCGGCGCACCGGTACGGCTCGGCATGGAGTTTACTGGTGGTACGGAGCTACGCGTCCAGACCTCGACCCCGCCCGCCGACATCCCCGCGGCGTTCGGTACCCAAGCGACCGTCACTCCCGTCCAAACCGCACAGGACACCTACATCGTGACGTTCCCGCCCGAGGCCGAGAACATCGGCCAACAGGCGCGAAACAACTTACAACCGGTCCAAGGCCAATCGACGGCGGACATGGTGAAGTCCGTCCAAGGGACTTCCGCCAGCTTCGGGAACTCCGCCCAAGAGACCGCACTGCTCGGCATCGGCCTCGCGTTCGTCGGGATGAGCATCCTCGTGTTCCTGATGTTCCGGTCGTTCGTCCCCTCCATCGCGGTGGTCATCTCCGCGTTCAGCGACATCATGATTCCCGTCGCGCTGATGAACCTGCTGGGCATCCCGCTGTCGCTGGGCACCGTCGCGGCGCTGTTGATGCTCATCGGGTACTCGGTGGACTCCGACATCCTGCTGAACAACCACATCCTGCGCCGGTCGGGCGGCTTCTACGAATCGACTCACCGCGCGATGCGGACCGGCGTGACGATGACCGTCACCTCGCTGTCGGCGATGGCGGTCATGGCGGTCGTCGCGTGGTTCTTCGGCATCGACCTCCTGCGTGACATCGGCATCGTCCTCGTCCTCGGACTGGCGACCGACCTGATGAACACCTACATGCTCAACCTCAGCCTGCTTCGCTGGTACAAGTACGAGGGGGTGACCCGATGA
- a CDS encoding DUF5812 family protein: protein MSDPDEKTSTFLVTHAEGDSAVLKDVHDGQVHTLSSNPGVEETDAVEATVAPDPPMNLTWSVVEVEERRSLSTERSDEPPTTQEQDLAAEQDEGEIARTERAGDGEIHVLTVPPEDTDEAVTDVLDDEGTLSRAARLGVSRVEVRADDGVVSVRYMP from the coding sequence ATGAGCGACCCCGACGAGAAGACGAGTACCTTCCTCGTCACGCACGCCGAGGGCGACTCGGCCGTGCTGAAGGACGTACACGACGGGCAGGTTCACACGCTCTCCTCGAACCCCGGCGTCGAGGAGACCGACGCCGTCGAAGCCACCGTCGCGCCCGACCCGCCGATGAACCTCACGTGGTCGGTGGTGGAGGTCGAGGAGCGCCGGAGCCTCTCGACCGAGCGGAGCGACGAGCCGCCGACGACCCAAGAACAGGACCTCGCAGCCGAACAGGACGAGGGCGAAATCGCCCGGACCGAGCGGGCTGGCGACGGCGAGATTCACGTCCTCACGGTGCCGCCCGAGGACACCGACGAGGCCGTGACCGACGTGCTGGACGACGAGGGCACGCTCTCGCGGGCGGCCCGACTCGGCGTCTCGCGCGTCGAGGTTCGGGCCGACGACGGCGTCGTCAGCGTTCGCTACATGCCCTGA
- a CDS encoding glucose-6-phosphate isomerase produces MRVDLGNALSEVADPGLSRTELDELDERVADAHERIERGMADADHGYAALNLPETADPDAIRAAVEPFADAEAVLTVGIGGSALGAATLARGLPSDTDAYFLDNVDPEHVSRLLDSLPLDSTAVNVVSRSGTTAETLANFLVVRDEMADAGVDWTERTFVTTGDEGNLRRLAEKEGLPALDVPDGVPGRFSVLSTVGLACAAIQGHDLDAILAGASDEADRLAGSLYDSPAYAYGAVSYALEERGAAVNAMMPYAESLETFAEWFAQLWAESLGKDGRGQTPARALGATDQHSQLQLYRAGPHDKMVTLVRPENYEDRAIPTTDLDGLSYLGGSTLGDLLDAEFEATEASLAAAGQPNVRVEIDRVDERSLGELLYGMEAACVLYGELADVSTFTQPAVEWGKRAARGLLGGGDFEEADAVAEKTTLTVE; encoded by the coding sequence ATGCGCGTAGACCTCGGCAACGCACTGTCGGAAGTCGCCGACCCCGGACTCTCCCGCACCGAACTCGACGAGTTGGACGAGCGAGTCGCCGACGCTCACGAGCGCATCGAACGCGGCATGGCGGACGCCGACCACGGCTACGCCGCCCTGAACCTCCCCGAGACCGCGGACCCCGACGCGATTCGGGCCGCGGTCGAACCCTTCGCCGACGCCGAGGCGGTCCTGACCGTCGGCATCGGCGGGTCGGCGCTCGGCGCGGCCACGCTGGCTCGCGGCCTCCCCTCCGACACCGACGCCTACTTCCTCGACAACGTGGACCCCGAACACGTCTCCCGACTCCTCGACTCGCTCCCCCTCGACTCCACCGCGGTCAACGTCGTCTCGCGCTCGGGCACCACCGCCGAGACGCTGGCGAACTTCCTCGTCGTCCGCGACGAGATGGCCGACGCCGGTGTCGATTGGACCGAGCGGACCTTCGTCACGACCGGCGACGAGGGCAACCTCCGCCGCCTCGCCGAGAAGGAAGGCTTGCCCGCCCTCGACGTGCCCGACGGGGTACCCGGCCGGTTCTCGGTCCTCTCGACGGTCGGACTGGCCTGCGCCGCCATTCAGGGACACGACCTCGACGCGATTCTGGCGGGAGCCAGCGACGAGGCCGACCGCCTCGCCGGGTCGCTGTACGACTCGCCAGCCTACGCCTACGGCGCAGTCTCCTACGCCCTCGAAGAGCGCGGCGCGGCGGTCAACGCGATGATGCCCTACGCCGAATCGCTGGAGACGTTCGCCGAGTGGTTCGCCCAGTTGTGGGCCGAGAGCCTCGGGAAGGACGGCCGCGGCCAGACCCCCGCTCGCGCGCTCGGCGCGACCGACCAGCACTCCCAACTCCAACTCTACCGTGCCGGTCCCCACGACAAGATGGTGACGCTCGTGCGCCCGGAGAACTACGAGGACCGCGCGATTCCGACGACGGACCTCGACGGCCTCTCGTATCTCGGTGGCTCCACCCTCGGCGACCTGCTGGACGCGGAGTTCGAGGCGACCGAAGCCAGCCTCGCGGCCGCGGGTCAGCCGAACGTCCGGGTCGAAATCGACCGCGTGGACGAACGCAGTCTCGGCGAACTCCTCTACGGCATGGAAGCCGCCTGCGTCCTCTACGGCGAACTCGCCGACGTTTCGACGTTCACCCAACCCGCGGTCGAGTGGGGCAAAAGGGCCGCCCGCGGACTGCTGGGCGGCGGCGACTTCGAGGAGGCCGACGCCGTGGCCGAGAAGACGACGCTGACCGTCGAGTAG
- a CDS encoding BGTF surface domain-containing protein — protein MSDTTLHRQVLVAALVLLAGVAGVATGTPVTVDDTSPPVQKIDTAVAQTDTTNESQNLTATVVHDENHLELSPTRGQNVSIRTNAAAGTKLTVELRENGMFTDQYDAMVSENGTATLSLDLRSLEPGTNVSLVVRHGQQTLTKASGIVTELSVTFVHEGDRLVVQQATDRTIRVETNAGVGTNLTIEAKSGGEFLKASGVTVAEDGMATGTFDFDDVTSGTEFTVSVRDGSRTLAETDGVILNESAMVTETTDAPTETTTDDTETTADETGTTTGGDSESGVPGFGVPVALLALVAGVALARRG, from the coding sequence ATGTCCGACACGACCCTCCACCGGCAGGTACTCGTCGCCGCGCTGGTTCTCCTCGCGGGCGTCGCAGGCGTGGCCACGGGCACACCCGTGACGGTAGACGACACATCGCCGCCAGTACAGAAGATCGACACAGCAGTCGCACAGACCGACACGACGAACGAGAGCCAGAATCTCACGGCGACCGTCGTCCACGACGAGAATCATCTTGAACTCAGTCCGACTCGCGGACAGAACGTCAGCATCCGAACGAACGCGGCCGCCGGAACGAAGCTCACGGTCGAGTTGCGCGAAAACGGCATGTTCACTGACCAGTACGACGCGATGGTCTCGGAAAACGGGACGGCGACGCTGAGTCTCGACCTCCGCTCGCTCGAACCGGGCACCAACGTATCGCTCGTCGTTCGCCACGGACAACAGACTCTCACGAAAGCGAGCGGTATCGTCACCGAACTGTCGGTGACGTTCGTCCACGAGGGCGACCGACTCGTCGTTCAGCAGGCGACTGACCGGACGATTCGCGTCGAAACGAACGCCGGTGTAGGGACGAACCTGACCATCGAAGCGAAATCCGGCGGAGAGTTCCTCAAAGCCAGCGGCGTGACCGTCGCCGAAGACGGCATGGCGACCGGGACGTTCGACTTCGACGACGTAACGTCTGGCACCGAATTCACCGTCAGCGTTCGAGACGGCAGTCGAACACTCGCCGAGACCGACGGCGTGATTCTGAACGAGTCGGCGATGGTGACCGAGACGACGGATGCCCCGACCGAGACGACCACTGACGATACGGAGACGACCGCCGACGAAACCGGAACGACGACCGGTGGCGACAGCGAGTCCGGCGTCCCCGGATTCGGCGTCCCGGTCGCGCTCCTCGCGCTGGTCGCTGGCGTCGCGCTCGCGCGACGCGGCTGA
- a CDS encoding CPBP family intramembrane glutamic endopeptidase: protein MEDRSTASLGDGRGDPFSLRQAAKAVSWSLAVGYAGLFAIAIWGSLLASIAGGLVPGGIGSTMELALGAVALGFGTGTVALLYFQWTDKPLSYLDFRMPTLRDAGYVVGGVVALFALQMLVSVVFTAIGVDVASHNIEQTARSGDPTVLLLMIPASWLLIGPGEELLYRNIIQKDLYETFGGRGAVLVGSVAFSLAHIPAYAAGATSIAALASTLAVILGLSLILGATYLATGNVTVPTLIHGTFDAVVFGAMYLQLTGGA, encoded by the coding sequence ATGGAAGACCGTTCTACCGCGAGTTTGGGTGACGGCCGAGGAGACCCCTTCTCGCTCCGACAGGCCGCCAAAGCGGTCAGTTGGAGTCTCGCAGTCGGCTACGCCGGACTGTTCGCCATCGCGATTTGGGGGAGTCTCCTCGCGAGCATCGCCGGGGGACTGGTCCCCGGCGGAATCGGTAGCACGATGGAACTCGCGCTCGGTGCGGTCGCGCTCGGGTTCGGAACTGGGACGGTCGCGCTGCTGTACTTCCAGTGGACCGACAAGCCCCTCTCGTATCTCGACTTCCGGATGCCCACCCTGCGCGACGCGGGCTACGTGGTCGGCGGCGTCGTCGCGCTGTTCGCGCTCCAGATGCTCGTGAGCGTCGTCTTCACCGCCATCGGCGTCGATGTCGCGAGCCACAACATCGAGCAGACCGCGAGGAGCGGCGACCCCACCGTCCTCCTATTGATGATTCCGGCGTCGTGGCTCCTCATCGGTCCCGGCGAGGAGTTGCTCTACCGCAACATCATCCAGAAGGACCTCTACGAGACGTTCGGCGGTCGGGGCGCGGTGCTGGTCGGGAGCGTGGCGTTCTCGCTGGCGCACATCCCGGCGTATGCGGCCGGAGCGACGAGCATCGCGGCGCTCGCCAGCACGCTCGCGGTCATCCTCGGCCTCTCGCTGATACTCGGCGCGACGTATCTCGCCACCGGGAACGTGACCGTCCCGACGCTGATTCACGGGACGTTCGACGCCGTCGTCTTCGGCGCGATGTACCTCCAACTGACCGGCGGCGCGTGA
- a CDS encoding NOB1 family endonuclease: MYVLDASAFINEYHTTEDIATIPMVREELEDESAYRFDAMEGSGMHIHIPQDGAVERVRRAAGETGDLDELSNTDVRLVAAAFELDARLVTDDYAMQNVAEHMDVSVEVIAQDGIAEQRDWKFQCQGCGREFDENKDRCPICGSELTRKNPSNA, translated from the coding sequence ATGTACGTTCTAGACGCCTCAGCCTTCATCAACGAGTATCACACGACAGAAGACATCGCGACCATCCCGATGGTCCGCGAGGAGCTCGAAGACGAGAGCGCCTATCGCTTCGACGCCATGGAGGGGTCGGGGATGCACATCCACATCCCGCAGGACGGCGCGGTAGAGCGGGTCCGTCGGGCCGCCGGAGAGACGGGCGACTTGGACGAGCTATCGAACACCGACGTTCGGCTCGTCGCGGCCGCCTTCGAACTCGACGCCAGACTCGTCACCGACGACTACGCGATGCAGAACGTCGCCGAACACATGGACGTGAGCGTCGAGGTCATCGCTCAAGACGGCATCGCCGAACAGCGCGACTGGAAGTTCCAGTGTCAAGGGTGCGGCCGTGAGTTCGACGAGAACAAGGACCGATGTCCCATCTGCGGGAGCGAACTTACGCGCAAGAACCCCTCGAACGCCTGA
- a CDS encoding PRC-barrel domain-containing protein, with protein MSEILAENLSGKAVMGSDGTELGMLYNITMDLKTGELADLLVEPDEQLDNTAVAFDSDEAGRFQVPVQRVQAVKDYIVVQR; from the coding sequence ATGTCGGAAATCCTCGCCGAAAACCTCTCGGGGAAAGCCGTCATGGGGTCAGACGGGACAGAACTCGGTATGCTGTACAACATCACCATGGACCTCAAGACGGGCGAGCTCGCCGACCTCCTCGTCGAACCGGACGAACAGTTGGACAACACCGCGGTGGCGTTCGACTCCGACGAAGCGGGTCGATTCCAAGTCCCCGTGCAACGAGTGCAGGCGGTAAAAGATTACATCGTCGTTCAGCGGTAA
- the infB gene encoding translation initiation factor IF-2, protein MPDTDTRDGGHGLRTPIVAVLGHVDHGKTSLLDKIRGSTVIEGEAGAITQHIGATAIPLDVVSKVAGSLIDPSDFDLPGLLFIDTPGHHSFTTLRSRGGALADIAILVVDVNDGFQPQTLEAINILKQSQTPFVVAANKIDTVPGWKPNEDAPIQQTKEAQSDRASSMLDEKLYEIIGELSDEGFSADMYWRVQDFRGNIGVVPVSAETGEGVPDLLTVLMGLAQRYMKEDMAIDVTGPGAGTVLEVKEEKGFGTTLDVVLYDGTIREDETIVVGGMDEPIVTDVRAILKPRPLAEIRTEDRFEKVDEIAAASGVKIAAPELDRAMAGAPVRVVRDRDIDEVIAEVRAELSEIEVETQEQGLVVKADTLGSLEAIANAMDEAEIPIMRAEVGDVAPRDISVASTADEDKHKTILAFNVDVLADAERKAEESDVKLFESGVIYRLIEEYEEYVEELERAQQETVLDNITRPSRFQILQDHTFRQNDPAVVGVEIMAGTVKKNSNVVKFDGNDPTRVGQLKGIQEQGEDVDEARSGNRVSVAIDGPTVGRQIEEGDELWIEVPEKHAKILEQELADDIPVDELEALQMYLDKQRKRDPFWGK, encoded by the coding sequence ATGCCTGACACTGATACACGCGACGGCGGACACGGTTTGCGCACCCCAATCGTAGCAGTACTGGGACACGTAGACCACGGCAAGACCAGTCTACTGGACAAGATTCGCGGCTCGACCGTCATCGAAGGCGAGGCGGGCGCGATCACCCAGCACATCGGGGCGACCGCGATTCCGCTCGATGTCGTGTCGAAGGTCGCCGGGAGCCTCATCGACCCGAGCGACTTCGACCTGCCGGGCTTGCTGTTTATCGACACGCCGGGCCACCACTCGTTTACAACCCTGCGGTCGCGCGGCGGCGCGCTGGCCGACATCGCTATCCTCGTCGTGGACGTGAACGACGGCTTCCAGCCCCAGACCCTCGAAGCTATCAACATCCTCAAGCAGTCCCAGACGCCGTTCGTCGTCGCCGCGAACAAGATAGACACGGTTCCGGGGTGGAAACCGAACGAGGACGCCCCCATCCAGCAGACCAAAGAGGCCCAGAGCGACCGGGCGAGTTCGATGCTGGACGAGAAACTCTACGAGATTATCGGGGAGTTGAGCGACGAGGGCTTCTCGGCGGACATGTACTGGCGCGTGCAGGACTTCCGGGGGAACATCGGCGTCGTGCCGGTCAGCGCGGAGACCGGCGAGGGGGTTCCCGACCTGCTGACCGTCCTGATGGGACTGGCCCAGCGGTACATGAAAGAGGACATGGCCATCGACGTGACCGGGCCGGGCGCTGGCACCGTCCTCGAAGTCAAAGAGGAGAAAGGCTTCGGGACGACCCTCGACGTGGTGCTGTACGACGGCACCATCCGGGAGGACGAGACCATCGTCGTCGGCGGGATGGACGAACCCATCGTGACCGACGTGCGCGCCATCCTGAAACCGCGACCGCTCGCCGAGATTCGGACCGAGGACCGTTTCGAGAAAGTAGACGAGATAGCGGCCGCGTCCGGGGTCAAAATCGCCGCGCCGGAACTCGACAGAGCGATGGCGGGCGCGCCGGTCCGGGTCGTTCGGGACCGCGACATCGACGAGGTAATCGCGGAGGTCCGGGCCGAACTCTCCGAAATCGAGGTCGAGACCCAAGAGCAGGGCCTCGTCGTGAAGGCCGACACCCTCGGGAGTCTGGAGGCCATCGCCAACGCGATGGACGAGGCCGAGATTCCCATCATGCGCGCCGAAGTCGGCGACGTGGCTCCGCGCGACATCAGCGTCGCCTCGACCGCCGACGAGGACAAGCACAAGACGATTCTCGCGTTCAACGTGGACGTGCTGGCCGACGCCGAGCGCAAGGCCGAGGAGAGCGACGTGAAACTCTTCGAGAGTGGCGTCATCTATCGACTCATCGAGGAGTACGAGGAGTACGTCGAGGAGTTGGAGCGCGCCCAGCAGGAGACCGTCCTCGACAACATCACCCGGCCCTCGCGGTTCCAGATTCTACAGGACCACACCTTCCGGCAGAACGACCCCGCCGTGGTCGGCGTCGAGATTATGGCGGGCACCGTCAAGAAGAACAGCAACGTCGTGAAGTTCGACGGCAACGACCCGACGCGGGTCGGCCAACTGAAGGGGATTCAAGAGCAGGGCGAGGACGTGGACGAGGCCCGGAGCGGCAACCGCGTCAGCGTCGCCATCGACGGGCCGACGGTCGGCCGCCAGATAGAAGAGGGCGACGAACTCTGGATAGAGGTCCCCGAGAAGCACGCCAAGATTCTCGAACAGGAGTTGGCCGACGACATCCCGGTGGACGAACTCGAAGCCCTCCAGATGTACCTCGACAAACAGCGCAAGCGCGACCCCTTCTGGGGGAAGTAG
- a CDS encoding WD40/YVTN/BNR-like repeat-containing protein — protein sequence MTERDTTRRRFLKASAATVATAALPATATAAESGWTVAETPTGNTLYDAEYAADGAYAVGAGGVGLERTSEGWKKIFDGGVTGNGNSLYGADVTDDGERVWFVGSSGAVGEYDVTTGTLYNHSKPVGSTNNFNDVSVTGQAGEANVYVAGDSGKIFYSFENGASQTWDYVTPGSGAGLSAIDFHDARSGHVVDTNQKVFQTTDGVSYTNIGIANANVNFYGVDSDATDDVWVSGGGGMVFHWDGANWTPTDLGDAGLRDIEVTDDDAEALTVGGGGKVFDLSAGKWTQDATPTGQNLKAVVRGDVNVAVGAGGTIVEN from the coding sequence ATGACCGAACGCGATACGACGCGACGACGGTTCCTGAAGGCATCGGCCGCGACGGTCGCAACCGCCGCTCTCCCCGCGACGGCGACTGCCGCCGAATCGGGGTGGACGGTCGCGGAGACACCCACCGGAAACACCCTCTACGACGCGGAGTACGCTGCCGACGGGGCCTACGCAGTCGGCGCTGGCGGCGTCGGCCTCGAACGTACCAGCGAGGGCTGGAAGAAAATCTTCGACGGCGGCGTCACGGGGAACGGCAACTCGCTGTACGGCGCGGACGTGACCGACGACGGAGAACGCGTCTGGTTCGTCGGGTCGTCGGGCGCGGTCGGCGAGTACGACGTGACGACGGGCACGCTCTACAACCACTCCAAGCCCGTCGGCAGCACGAACAACTTCAACGACGTGTCCGTGACGGGGCAGGCTGGCGAGGCCAACGTCTACGTCGCGGGCGACTCGGGCAAAATCTTCTACAGCTTCGAGAACGGCGCGTCCCAGACGTGGGACTACGTGACGCCCGGTAGCGGGGCCGGTCTCTCGGCCATCGACTTCCACGACGCGAGGTCGGGTCACGTCGTGGACACCAACCAGAAGGTGTTCCAGACCACCGACGGCGTCTCCTACACCAACATCGGCATCGCCAACGCCAACGTCAACTTCTACGGCGTGGACAGCGACGCCACCGACGACGTGTGGGTCTCGGGCGGCGGCGGCATGGTCTTCCACTGGGACGGCGCGAACTGGACGCCGACCGACCTCGGCGACGCTGGCCTGCGCGACATCGAAGTCACCGACGACGACGCCGAAGCCCTCACCGTCGGCGGCGGCGGCAAGGTCTTCGACCTATCGGCGGGCAAGTGGACCCAAGACGCCACGCCGACCGGCCAGAACCTGAAGGCGGTCGTCCGCGGCGACGTGAACGTCGCGGTCGGCGCGGGCGGGACCATCGTCGAGAACTGA
- a CDS encoding DUF5811 family protein has product MNGNTPYAGVPGKTQAGHRAETDVPDLSPEQKESLRDSITAIASQTREFLPDEYVVGSKVADDGSGPQAQVSVQPPVGHPVSAGFQPDLEDFDGDDLVTHEEAEVARGLAASAAMQVKQMMGDNITPTAR; this is encoded by the coding sequence ATGAACGGAAACACCCCCTACGCGGGCGTCCCCGGAAAGACGCAGGCAGGCCACCGCGCGGAGACCGACGTGCCCGACCTCTCCCCGGAGCAGAAGGAGTCGCTCCGCGACAGTATCACCGCTATCGCCAGCCAGACCCGCGAGTTCCTCCCCGACGAGTACGTCGTCGGGTCGAAGGTCGCCGACGACGGGAGCGGACCGCAGGCCCAAGTCTCGGTCCAACCGCCGGTCGGTCACCCGGTGAGCGCGGGCTTCCAACCCGACCTCGAGGACTTCGACGGCGACGACCTCGTGACCCACGAGGAGGCCGAGGTCGCTCGCGGACTCGCGGCCAGCGCGGCCATGCAGGTCAAGCAGATGATGGGCGACAACATCACGCCGACCGCGCGATAA